DNA sequence from the Halorussus limi genome:
CGGGCGTGATGGGCTACGAGGGACCGAAACTCTCGTCGTTCGTCGAGGTCGAGAGCCAGAACTGGGTGAGTCGGATGCGGTGGGCCAAGTCCGACGCGGAGGTCGAACTGGTCCGCGAGTCGGCCCGGTGGGGCAACCTCGCACACCGCTACCTCGCCGACTTCACCGAGGTAGGCGAACACCCCGCGACCGTGAGCCAGCGCGCCTCGCTGGAGGCCTCGCGGGCGATGCTAGACGCGCTGGGCGACGAGTACGTCCCGCGCACGCGCGGCGACGGTCCGGCGATGGCGGGGTTCATCACGGGCGAGCAGACCGCCCTGCCCCACGGCCACACCGCGAACCGCCGCCTGCAGGAGGGCGACGTGCTGGTGACGGGCGCGAGCGCCGACGTGGACGGCTACCGCTCGGAACTCGAACGGACCATGTTCCTCGGCGAACCGGACGACGAGCAGGCCCACTACTTCGAACTCATGCTGGAGGCCCAGACCGTCGCCATCGACGCGCTCGGACCGGGCGTCGAACTGTCGTACGTGGACGAGCAGGTCTGGGACTTCTTCGAGGAACAGGGCGTCGCCGACCTCGCGCGACACCACGTCGGCCACAACATCGGCCTCGGCGCGCACGAACCGCCGTACATCGACCGCGGGTGGACGACTCACTGCGCCGAGCAGGACGGCCGCGAGGACCGCGACGCCGAGATGGAACCCGGCCACATCTACACCATCGAACCCGGCATCTACACCGACGAGTACGGCTACCGCCACTCCGACACCATCGCCATCACCGAGGACGGCGTGGACTGGCTGACTTACTTCCCGCGGGACCTGGAGTCGAACACGATTCGCGCGGAGTAGCCGGTCGACGGTCTCGCGGCGGTTTCGCGGCGGATTCTCTCGTCTCTGGGTATTTTTCGGAACGCTGTCCGTCCGCTCGCTCGAACTTCGTCCGTCCTTGCG
Encoded proteins:
- a CDS encoding M24 family metallopeptidase; translation: MPTRVPDSEFQDRLAAVRDRIDDAGADAGVWFGATSIEYLTGFDHIQTERPVVLAVTDDRVAVTVPRLEVERVETNPRIDAVHHYFDYPGGDPVETAAGMLSELGVESVAADADGAPGVMGYEGPKLSSFVEVESQNWVSRMRWAKSDAEVELVRESARWGNLAHRYLADFTEVGEHPATVSQRASLEASRAMLDALGDEYVPRTRGDGPAMAGFITGEQTALPHGHTANRRLQEGDVLVTGASADVDGYRSELERTMFLGEPDDEQAHYFELMLEAQTVAIDALGPGVELSYVDEQVWDFFEEQGVADLARHHVGHNIGLGAHEPPYIDRGWTTHCAEQDGREDRDAEMEPGHIYTIEPGIYTDEYGYRHSDTIAITEDGVDWLTYFPRDLESNTIRAE